A single genomic interval of Alistipes provencensis harbors:
- a CDS encoding SufE family protein has product MDSIQEDIIEEFSVFDDWLDKYDYLIGLSETLPPISPEHRTGQYLIEGCQSRVWVDARLEDGKVYYTADSDAIITKGIIALLIRVLNGRTPQEILDTELYFIDAIGLSANLSPTRANGLVSMVKQMRLYALAYASKNK; this is encoded by the coding sequence ATGGATAGCATACAAGAGGACATCATCGAGGAATTTTCCGTCTTCGACGACTGGCTGGACAAATACGACTACCTGATCGGACTGAGCGAAACGCTCCCCCCGATCTCTCCCGAACACCGCACGGGGCAGTACCTCATCGAGGGGTGCCAGTCGCGGGTATGGGTCGACGCACGGCTCGAAGACGGCAAGGTTTACTACACGGCGGACAGCGACGCCATAATAACCAAGGGCATTATCGCGTTATTGATCCGCGTACTGAACGGCCGCACGCCGCAGGAGATACTCGACACGGAGCTCTACTTCATCGACGCCATCGGGCTTTCGGCCAACCTCTCGCCCACGCGGGCCAACGGGCTGGTGTCGATGGTCAAGCAGATGCGGCTGTACGCACTGGCATACGCAAGCAAAAACAAGTAA
- the ispE gene encoding 4-(cytidine 5'-diphospho)-2-C-methyl-D-erythritol kinase — MILRANCKINLGLDILRRRADGYHDLETVMFPVVGLYDEVEVVCTDAPGVTFRAEGLAVDCASEDNICVKAFRLMQRRYGVDGVAIRLDKRVPFGAGLGGGSSDGTAVLLAVDELFALGLSEAELIACAAELGSDTAFFVRNTPQLCKGRGEVMEPYPLDLSGMTLVVVKPGEGVSTREAYAGVRPRLPEVPLAERLARPVAEWQGLVTNDFERHILAARPAIRAAKERLLEAGAVYASMSGSGSAVFGLFAGHEKGERLKALSPFVFEL; from the coding sequence ATGATCCTGCGAGCAAACTGCAAAATAAATCTGGGCCTCGACATCCTGCGCCGCCGCGCGGACGGCTATCACGACCTCGAAACCGTGATGTTTCCCGTCGTGGGGCTTTACGACGAAGTGGAGGTGGTGTGCACCGATGCGCCCGGGGTGACGTTCCGCGCCGAAGGGCTGGCCGTGGACTGCGCCTCCGAAGACAACATCTGTGTGAAGGCATTCCGCCTGATGCAGCGGCGTTACGGCGTGGACGGGGTCGCTATTCGTCTCGACAAGCGCGTGCCGTTCGGCGCCGGGCTGGGAGGCGGTTCGTCGGACGGCACGGCGGTGCTGCTGGCTGTCGATGAGCTGTTTGCGCTCGGGCTGTCCGAAGCGGAGCTGATCGCGTGCGCCGCCGAGCTGGGCAGCGACACGGCCTTTTTCGTGCGCAACACCCCGCAGTTATGTAAAGGAAGAGGTGAGGTGATGGAGCCTTACCCGCTGGACCTGAGCGGAATGACGCTCGTCGTCGTCAAGCCCGGCGAGGGCGTCTCGACCCGCGAGGCTTATGCCGGGGTGCGGCCCCGGCTGCCGGAGGTGCCGTTGGCGGAGCGTCTTGCACGGCCCGTCGCGGAGTGGCAGGGATTGGTGACCAACGATTTCGAACGGCATATCCTCGCGGCCCGTCCGGCCATCCGTGCGGCCAAGGAGCGTCTGCTGGAAGCCGGGGCCGTTTACGCCTCGATGTCGGGCAGCGGCTCGGCGGTCTTCGGGCTTTTCGCGGGGCACGAAAAAGGCGAGCGGCTGAAAGCCCTCTCGCCCTTTGTTTTCGAATTGTGA
- a CDS encoding MBOAT family O-acyltransferase has protein sequence MLFNSFEFALFLPVVFLLYWFVFNRSLRAQNLFVVGASYLFYGWWDWRFLILIAFTSLCSYASGLLIERFRGKPLGSIVSVGNILLNLGILGIFKYYDFFVASFAELFHIAAYDNLLLQIILPVGISFYTFQALSYSIDVHRGKLAPTRDVVAFFAFISFFPQLVAGPIERATNLLPQFLRPRAFDTAQAVDGLRQALWGFFKKIVVADNCAILANGIFDNYETLSGGALVIGAVAFSFQIYGDFSGYSDIAIGISRLFGFSLMRNFNYPYFSRDIAEFWRRWHISLTTWFRDYVYIPLGGSRGSKWTVFRNTLVIFLVSGFWHGANWTFIAWGGYHALLFLPLILSGRNRKYTGDVAAGRTLPTAREALQIASTFALAAVGWIIFRAESIGDAWHYIRRIFSPALFDRVALGGSYESPGINAIIGVVILIAVEWSQRTRQHGLQLTGRARIRRQSVRYAVYYLLILGIYIMHAQQQTFIYFQF, from the coding sequence ATGCTTTTCAATTCATTCGAGTTCGCACTGTTTCTTCCGGTCGTCTTCCTGCTCTACTGGTTCGTGTTCAACCGCAGCCTGCGGGCGCAGAACCTCTTCGTCGTAGGGGCCAGCTACCTCTTCTACGGCTGGTGGGACTGGCGGTTTCTGATACTGATCGCCTTCACGTCGCTGTGCAGCTACGCCAGCGGGCTCCTGATCGAACGCTTCCGCGGAAAGCCGCTGGGCAGCATCGTCAGCGTGGGGAACATCCTGCTCAACCTCGGCATCCTCGGCATCTTCAAATACTACGACTTCTTCGTCGCCTCGTTCGCCGAACTCTTCCACATCGCCGCCTACGACAACCTCCTGCTGCAGATCATCCTGCCGGTCGGCATCTCGTTCTATACCTTTCAGGCCCTGAGCTACTCGATCGACGTGCATCGCGGGAAACTCGCTCCGACGCGCGACGTCGTCGCCTTCTTCGCCTTCATCTCCTTTTTTCCACAACTGGTGGCCGGACCCATCGAGCGGGCCACCAACCTGCTGCCGCAGTTCCTGCGGCCGCGGGCGTTCGACACGGCGCAGGCCGTGGACGGACTGCGGCAGGCGCTGTGGGGATTCTTCAAGAAGATCGTCGTGGCGGACAACTGCGCCATTCTGGCCAACGGCATCTTCGACAACTACGAGACCCTCTCGGGAGGGGCGCTCGTCATCGGGGCCGTGGCCTTCTCGTTCCAGATATACGGCGATTTCTCGGGCTACTCGGACATCGCCATCGGCATCTCGCGGCTGTTCGGATTCAGCCTCATGCGCAATTTCAACTACCCCTACTTCTCGCGCGACATCGCCGAATTCTGGCGCCGCTGGCACATCTCGCTCACCACATGGTTCCGCGACTACGTCTACATCCCGCTGGGCGGCAGCCGGGGTTCGAAATGGACGGTATTCCGCAACACGCTGGTCATCTTCCTCGTCAGCGGATTCTGGCACGGCGCCAACTGGACCTTCATCGCATGGGGCGGTTACCACGCACTGCTTTTCCTGCCGCTGATCCTCTCGGGACGCAACCGCAAATACACCGGGGACGTCGCCGCAGGACGCACCCTGCCGACGGCACGGGAGGCCCTGCAAATCGCATCGACCTTTGCGCTGGCGGCCGTGGGCTGGATCATCTTCCGCGCCGAAAGCATCGGCGACGCATGGCACTACATCCGGCGCATCTTTTCCCCGGCGCTCTTCGACCGCGTGGCGCTCGGCGGCAGCTACGAATCGCCCGGCATCAACGCCATCATCGGCGTGGTGATCCTGATCGCGGTCGAATGGAGCCAGCGGACCCGCCAGCACGGGCTGCAACTGACCGGACGGGCCCGCATCCGCCGCCAGAGCGTGCGCTATGCCGTTTATTACCTGCTGATACTGGGCATCTACATCATGCACGCCCAGCAGCAGACGTTCATCTATTTCCAATTCTGA
- a CDS encoding YbaN family protein, with product MKIFLAILGGIALALGIVGIFLPLLPTTPFLLLAAALWVRSSPRLYAWLLSHRCFGEYIRNFRENRAIPLRAKVFSISLMWAAMLYCIFGILGEWWWAQLALLAVAVGVTWHILSFATLHK from the coding sequence GTGAAAATCTTCCTCGCCATACTCGGGGGCATCGCCCTTGCGCTGGGCATCGTCGGCATCTTCCTGCCGCTGCTGCCCACCACGCCGTTCCTGCTGCTGGCGGCGGCCCTCTGGGTGCGTTCGTCGCCGCGGCTTTACGCGTGGCTCCTGTCGCACCGCTGTTTCGGCGAGTACATCCGCAACTTCCGCGAAAACCGCGCCATACCCCTGCGCGCCAAGGTCTTTTCCATCTCCCTGATGTGGGCGGCGATGCTCTACTGCATCTTCGGGATACTGGGCGAATGGTGGTGGGCGCAGTTGGCGCTGCTGGCCGTGGCCGTCGGCGTCACATGGCACATCCTTTCGTTCGCAACGCTCCATAAGTGA
- a CDS encoding DUF2851 family protein, which produces MAGTAERTVERLQAGAREYACGGYLGGLGTLQRTEICTALIFDRLSRKMRMVGELRSEAADNWNQTFYLLYFRTLGDRRNQEAYLELARRVPYKTVLRERLAPHAVEAMLFGASGLLELYRNDTYTLDLKRSFEYLAAKYGIEPMEASAWTLTEIRPANHPVLRLAQAAEFFSQDEFVMERAMSCRTEEDIRELFCIEASPYWRTHHIPGAESDESPKRIGAFKANIIGINLVAVLQFAYGSYTANERLRDSALTLMERLPAEDNRYMRDWMSAGVRPRNAFESQALLQLATEYCAGKRCAACPVGRRIVRQTTMAED; this is translated from the coding sequence ATGGCGGGCACGGCGGAACGCACGGTGGAACGGCTGCAGGCCGGAGCCAGAGAGTACGCCTGCGGCGGTTACCTCGGCGGGCTCGGCACGCTCCAGCGCACCGAGATCTGCACGGCGCTGATTTTCGACCGCCTCAGCCGCAAGATGCGCATGGTCGGGGAGCTCCGCAGCGAGGCCGCCGACAACTGGAACCAGACCTTCTACCTGCTCTATTTCCGCACGCTGGGCGACCGCCGCAATCAGGAGGCTTACCTCGAACTGGCGCGGCGCGTGCCCTACAAGACCGTGCTGCGCGAACGGCTGGCCCCGCATGCCGTCGAGGCGATGCTGTTCGGCGCTTCGGGGTTGCTGGAGCTCTACCGCAACGACACCTACACGCTCGATCTGAAACGCAGTTTCGAATACCTCGCAGCCAAATACGGCATCGAGCCGATGGAGGCTTCGGCATGGACGCTGACCGAGATACGCCCGGCCAACCACCCGGTGCTGCGGCTGGCGCAGGCCGCGGAGTTCTTCTCGCAGGACGAGTTCGTGATGGAGCGCGCCATGTCCTGCCGCACGGAGGAGGATATTCGGGAGCTGTTCTGCATCGAGGCGTCGCCCTACTGGCGCACGCACCACATCCCCGGCGCCGAGAGCGACGAAAGTCCCAAGCGCATCGGGGCGTTCAAGGCCAACATCATCGGCATCAATCTGGTCGCGGTGCTGCAATTCGCCTACGGCAGTTACACGGCCAACGAGCGGCTGCGCGACAGCGCCCTGACGCTCATGGAGCGGCTGCCGGCCGAGGACAACCGCTACATGCGCGACTGGATGTCGGCAGGCGTCCGGCCCCGCAACGCCTTCGAATCGCAGGCCCTGCTGCAACTGGCCACCGAGTACTGCGCCGGAAAACGCTGTGCGGCGTGTCCCGTCGGACGACGGATCGTGCGGCAAACGACCATGGCAGAAGACTGA
- the rpiB gene encoding ribose 5-phosphate isomerase B has product MKKIGIASDHAGYEMKEFLVGYLDAMGYEVLDFGTHSPESVDYADFAHPLAEAIEKGELERGIALCGSGEGMAMTLNKHQGIRAGLCWEPEIASLIRRHNNANIIVFPARFITNDEAVKMLDAYFAAEFEGGRHEARLAKMPVAGCK; this is encoded by the coding sequence ATGAAAAAAATAGGTATCGCCAGCGACCATGCCGGCTACGAAATGAAAGAATTTCTGGTGGGTTACCTCGACGCCATGGGCTACGAAGTGCTCGATTTCGGTACGCACTCGCCCGAAAGCGTCGACTACGCCGACTTCGCACACCCGCTGGCCGAGGCTATCGAGAAGGGTGAACTGGAACGCGGCATCGCGCTCTGCGGCTCGGGCGAAGGCATGGCCATGACGCTCAACAAACATCAGGGCATCCGCGCAGGTCTCTGCTGGGAGCCCGAGATCGCCTCGCTGATCCGCCGCCACAACAACGCCAACATTATCGTCTTCCCGGCGCGTTTCATCACCAACGACGAGGCCGTCAAGATGCTCGACGCCTACTTCGCCGCCGAGTTCGAGGGCGGACGCCACGAGGCCCGTCTGGCCAAGATGCCCGTCGCAGGCTGCAAATAA
- a CDS encoding GSCFA domain-containing protein produces MKFRTEIEISPLGVQIGYDSRVLTLGSCFAAHIARKLAAAKFRVTENPSGILFNPLSIAAAIRSYASPAAVTRDELGFDGDVWYHFGFHGDFSAPTAEEALARMNAARRAGAEALRTADRVILTFGTAWVYERDGEVVANCHRRPAAEFSRRRLSVEEIVKTFAELIEGPLAGKQIILTVSPVRHLNDGLAGNAVSKATLRLAAEELTQRFKCTAYFPAYEIVTDDLRDYRFYADDLVHPAPQAIAYVWEKFTAAALSDRARSLLPEAEAIVAAAAHRPRNPQGEAHRAFCRRQLERIAALPEIDFQSEAACFRRCIEINS; encoded by the coding sequence ATGAAATTCCGCACCGAAATCGAAATATCACCTCTCGGGGTGCAGATCGGCTACGACAGCCGTGTGCTGACGCTCGGGTCGTGCTTCGCCGCACATATCGCCCGGAAGCTCGCCGCCGCCAAATTCCGTGTCACGGAAAACCCCTCGGGCATCCTTTTCAACCCGCTGTCGATCGCCGCGGCGATCCGCAGTTACGCCTCCCCAGCCGCCGTGACGCGCGACGAACTGGGGTTCGACGGCGACGTGTGGTACCACTTCGGATTCCACGGCGACTTCTCGGCCCCGACGGCCGAAGAGGCCCTCGCGCGGATGAACGCCGCGCGGCGGGCCGGGGCCGAAGCGCTCCGCACGGCCGACCGGGTGATCCTCACGTTCGGCACCGCGTGGGTATATGAACGTGACGGTGAGGTCGTTGCCAACTGCCACCGGCGTCCTGCCGCGGAGTTCTCCAGACGGCGGCTGTCGGTGGAGGAGATCGTGAAAACGTTCGCGGAGCTGATCGAGGGGCCGCTTGCCGGGAAGCAGATCATCCTGACCGTCAGCCCGGTGCGGCATCTGAACGACGGACTGGCGGGCAATGCCGTGAGCAAGGCCACACTGCGGCTGGCCGCGGAGGAGCTGACGCAAAGGTTCAAGTGTACGGCGTATTTCCCTGCCTATGAAATCGTTACCGATGACCTGCGCGACTACCGGTTCTATGCCGACGACCTCGTACACCCTGCGCCGCAGGCCATCGCGTATGTCTGGGAGAAATTCACCGCCGCGGCCCTCTCGGACCGCGCCCGGAGCCTGCTTCCGGAGGCCGAAGCCATCGTCGCCGCGGCGGCCCACCGCCCCCGCAATCCGCAGGGCGAGGCGCACCGGGCTTTCTGCCGCCGTCAACTGGAACGCATCGCCGCACTTCCGGAGATCGATTTTCAGTCGGAAGCGGCCTGTTTCCGCCGATGTATCGAAATAAATTCGTAA
- the secA gene encoding preprotein translocase subunit SecA, with amino-acid sequence MDILASIIKVLFGSKADKDRKQIEPYLEKIKAVYPSIEKLSNDELRARSEALKKQIADFIAADEAHIVELKTILEKPETQLEEKEKVSKEIDETTKRIDEKIEEVLDKILPEAFAIMKDTARRFAQNDTVVVTANDFDRNLAATKDFVTIEGDKAVYATHWLAGGNDMKWDMIHYDVQLFGGVVLHQGKIAEMATGEGKTLVATLPVFLNALAKKGVHMVTVNNYLAKRDSEWMGPMYQFHGLSVACIDDTQPNSDERRAAYMADITFGTNNEYGFDYLRDNMASSPKDLVQRKHHYAIVDEVDSVLIDDARTPLIISGPVPKGDDQMFEQYRPAIENLYNLQKNLVTALLAEARQLITAGKTEEGGVKLYRAHKGLPKYKPLIKYLSEQGVKALMQKTENTYMQDNNRRMPEITDDLFFVIDEKLNSVELTDKGHEVLSKYFNEDGFFVMPDIGAEVAELEKAGLTPEEKAQKRDEVINDYSIKSERVHTVIQLLKAFAMFEKDIEYVVMDNKVKIVDEQTGRILEGRRYSDGLHQAIEAKEHVKVEAATQTFATITLQNYFRMYHKLGGMTGTAETEASEFWSIYKLDVVVIPTNRKVVRDDRQDLIYKTKREKYNAVIEEIVKLVEAGRPVLVGTTSVEISELLSRMLKLRGIKHNVLNAKQHALEAQVVAEAGRSGQVTIATNMAGRGTDIKLAPEVKEAGGLAIIGTERHESRRVDRQLRGRAGRQGDPGSSQFFVSLEDDLMRLFGSGRIAAMMDRMGLKEGEVIQAGMMTKAIERAQKKVEENNFGIRKRLLEYDDVMNSQREVIYTRRRHALYGERIEIDLNNIMYDYADNFVEENRGIDLEDFRMELIREVAVEPQIDEKTYEDAKPAELVEVIVKALKEAYARRAKAVADTVRPVMERIYEDKKDQLDSNIYFPLTDGHLGYNVPVNLQKCKNTDGAEIYKVFSKVVMFTTIDDAWREHLREMDDLRQSVQNATYEQKDPLLIYKFESFGLFSKMIVKVNRDVLAILNKAYIPVRDQNAEAVQRQQQERAKVDVNKLQASRMQAAAQAGQGERQKPMPMHVEKKAGRNDPCPCGSGKKYKNCHGKGM; translated from the coding sequence ATGGATATTCTTGCAAGTATAATCAAAGTCCTTTTCGGTTCGAAAGCCGACAAGGACCGCAAACAGATCGAGCCTTATCTGGAGAAGATCAAGGCCGTCTATCCCTCGATCGAGAAGCTCTCGAACGACGAACTGCGCGCCCGCAGCGAGGCGCTGAAGAAGCAGATCGCCGACTTCATCGCCGCGGACGAGGCGCACATCGTCGAACTGAAAACCATCCTCGAGAAGCCCGAGACGCAGTTAGAAGAGAAGGAGAAGGTCTCGAAGGAGATCGACGAGACGACCAAGCGCATCGACGAGAAGATCGAGGAGGTACTCGACAAAATCCTCCCCGAGGCGTTCGCCATCATGAAGGACACGGCGCGCCGCTTCGCCCAGAACGACACGGTCGTGGTGACGGCCAACGATTTCGACCGCAACCTCGCCGCGACGAAGGATTTCGTCACCATCGAGGGCGACAAGGCCGTCTACGCCACCCACTGGCTGGCCGGCGGCAACGACATGAAGTGGGACATGATCCACTACGACGTACAGTTGTTCGGCGGCGTGGTGCTCCATCAGGGCAAGATCGCCGAGATGGCGACGGGTGAGGGAAAGACCCTCGTGGCGACGCTCCCCGTATTCCTCAACGCACTGGCCAAGAAGGGCGTGCACATGGTGACGGTGAACAACTACCTCGCCAAGCGTGACTCCGAGTGGATGGGTCCGATGTACCAGTTCCACGGCCTTTCGGTAGCCTGCATCGACGACACGCAGCCCAACTCCGACGAGCGCCGCGCGGCCTACATGGCCGACATCACGTTCGGAACCAACAACGAATACGGCTTCGACTACCTGCGCGACAACATGGCTTCGTCGCCCAAGGACCTCGTGCAGCGCAAGCACCACTACGCCATCGTCGACGAGGTCGACTCGGTGCTGATCGACGACGCCCGGACGCCGCTCATCATCTCGGGTCCCGTGCCCAAGGGCGACGACCAGATGTTCGAGCAGTACCGCCCAGCGATCGAGAATCTCTACAACCTGCAGAAGAACCTCGTGACGGCCCTGCTGGCCGAGGCGCGCCAGCTCATCACGGCCGGCAAGACCGAAGAGGGCGGTGTGAAGCTCTACCGCGCCCACAAGGGTCTGCCGAAATACAAGCCGCTGATCAAATACCTCTCGGAGCAGGGCGTGAAGGCGCTGATGCAGAAGACCGAGAACACCTACATGCAGGACAACAACCGCCGCATGCCCGAGATCACCGACGACCTGTTCTTCGTCATCGATGAGAAACTCAACTCGGTGGAGCTCACGGACAAGGGCCACGAGGTGCTGTCGAAATACTTCAACGAGGACGGATTCTTCGTCATGCCCGACATCGGCGCCGAAGTCGCCGAGCTGGAGAAAGCCGGACTGACGCCCGAGGAGAAGGCGCAGAAGCGCGACGAGGTGATCAACGACTACTCGATCAAGTCGGAGCGCGTACACACGGTGATCCAGTTGCTGAAGGCCTTCGCCATGTTCGAGAAGGACATCGAATATGTGGTGATGGACAACAAGGTGAAGATCGTCGACGAGCAGACGGGCCGTATCCTCGAAGGCCGCCGCTACTCGGACGGACTCCATCAGGCCATCGAAGCCAAGGAGCATGTGAAGGTCGAGGCCGCGACGCAGACGTTCGCCACCATCACGCTGCAGAACTACTTCCGCATGTATCACAAGCTGGGCGGTATGACCGGTACGGCCGAGACGGAGGCTTCGGAATTCTGGAGCATCTACAAACTGGACGTCGTGGTGATCCCGACCAACCGCAAGGTCGTCCGCGACGACCGTCAGGACCTGATCTACAAGACCAAACGCGAGAAATACAACGCCGTGATCGAGGAGATCGTCAAGCTCGTCGAGGCGGGCCGCCCGGTACTGGTCGGCACCACGTCGGTCGAGATTTCGGAGCTGCTGAGCCGCATGCTCAAGCTCCGCGGCATCAAGCACAACGTCCTGAATGCCAAACAGCATGCGCTGGAGGCACAGGTCGTGGCCGAGGCCGGACGTTCGGGGCAGGTGACCATCGCCACCAACATGGCGGGCCGCGGTACCGACATCAAGCTGGCGCCCGAGGTGAAGGAAGCCGGCGGTCTGGCGATCATCGGTACGGAGCGCCATGAAAGCCGCCGCGTCGACCGCCAGTTGCGCGGACGTGCCGGACGTCAGGGAGACCCCGGATCGTCGCAGTTCTTCGTGTCGCTCGAGGACGACCTGATGCGCCTGTTCGGATCGGGCCGCATCGCCGCGATGATGGACCGCATGGGTCTGAAGGAGGGCGAGGTGATTCAGGCCGGGATGATGACCAAGGCCATCGAACGCGCCCAGAAGAAGGTCGAGGAGAACAACTTCGGCATCCGCAAGCGGCTGCTGGAGTACGACGACGTGATGAACTCGCAGCGCGAGGTGATCTACACCCGCCGCCGCCACGCCCTCTACGGAGAGCGCATCGAGATCGACCTGAATAACATCATGTACGACTACGCCGACAACTTCGTGGAGGAGAACCGCGGCATCGACCTCGAGGATTTCCGCATGGAGCTGATCCGCGAGGTGGCCGTGGAGCCCCAGATCGACGAAAAGACCTATGAGGACGCCAAGCCCGCGGAGCTGGTCGAAGTGATCGTCAAGGCGCTGAAGGAGGCTTACGCCCGCCGCGCGAAGGCCGTGGCCGACACGGTGCGCCCGGTGATGGAGCGCATCTACGAGGACAAAAAAGACCAGTTGGATTCGAACATCTACTTCCCGCTGACGGACGGGCATCTGGGTTACAACGTGCCGGTGAACCTGCAGAAATGCAAGAACACGGACGGCGCGGAGATTTACAAGGTATTCTCGAAAGTGGTGATGTTCACCACCATCGACGACGCATGGCGCGAGCACCTGCGCGAGATGGACGACCTGCGCCAGAGCGTGCAGAACGCCACTTACGAGCAGAAGGACCCGCTGCTGATCTACAAGTTCGAGTCGTTCGGGCTGTTCTCGAAGATGATCGTCAAGGTCAACCGCGACGTGCTGGCCATTCTCAACAAAGCCTACATCCCCGTGCGCGACCAGAACGCCGAGGCGGTGCAGCGTCAGCAGCAGGAGCGCGCCAAGGTCGACGTCAACAAGCTGCAGGCTTCGCGCATGCAGGCTGCGGCGCAGGCCGGGCAGGGGGAGCGTCAGAAGCCGATGCCGATGCACGTCGAGAAAAAGGCCGGACGCAACGACCCGTGTCCCTGCGGTTCGGGCAAGAAGTACAAGAACTGCCACGGCAAGGGCATGTAA
- a CDS encoding alkaline phosphatase family protein: MTKKLFLYAIAAAAALQSVAAQPRLIVQIVVGSMRGEDLDRYAENFGEGGFRRLTEGGTVYADSRYDYLQTTTPVSLATLTTGAMPSTHGVIGSRWVDYTTNRVVELTAGRRGPGAYNLIAPTLSETLLQHAPSSRSVTVAAEAVSAVVMAGRAGEVFWLDSARCDWVTSPYYASAVPEWIDRSNRERYNLSYISTEWRTLLERGRYLNTRNYDIALAGKSRKEKDLNGSGRLKLTDDYERLLYTPAGNTAVLGLAKQAIAQYKLGDDKIPDLLNICLDTPRRISEAYGPESIEVEDMYYRLDRDLADFLTFVFAQVKDGNAMVVLTSDHGTSPSYDAGPDEADRFNPRQFEVIVNGFLNVRYGVGDWVVEYSDRSVWLNHNLIYERGLNLAEVQNEVAIFAMQFSGISHALAATAMRTSYFGSGYARRMQNSFYPRRSGDVILNLMPGWIEEQERCWSMSGSMYGYDTEVPLVFYGKGAGMQRVNRRVDMTAVAPTLARLAGIREPAASEGGVLEEIAE; the protein is encoded by the coding sequence ATGACAAAAAAACTCTTCCTATACGCCATAGCCGCTGCGGCGGCTCTCCAGAGCGTCGCGGCGCAGCCCCGGCTGATCGTCCAGATCGTCGTCGGCTCGATGCGCGGCGAGGACCTCGACCGTTATGCCGAAAACTTCGGCGAAGGGGGCTTCCGCCGTCTCACCGAGGGCGGCACGGTCTATGCCGACAGCCGCTACGACTACCTGCAGACCACCACGCCCGTATCGCTGGCCACGCTCACCACGGGAGCCATGCCCTCGACCCACGGCGTGATCGGATCGCGCTGGGTGGACTACACGACCAACCGGGTCGTCGAACTGACCGCCGGACGCCGCGGCCCCGGGGCCTACAACCTGATCGCCCCGACGCTCTCGGAGACGTTGCTGCAACACGCTCCCAGCAGCCGCTCGGTGACCGTCGCCGCCGAAGCCGTGTCGGCCGTGGTGATGGCCGGACGCGCCGGAGAGGTCTTCTGGCTCGACTCGGCGCGCTGCGACTGGGTGACCTCGCCCTACTATGCGTCCGCGGTTCCCGAGTGGATCGACCGCAGCAACCGCGAGCGGTACAACCTTTCGTACATCTCGACCGAGTGGCGCACGCTGCTCGAACGCGGCCGTTACCTCAACACCCGCAACTACGACATCGCGCTGGCGGGCAAGAGCCGGAAAGAGAAAGACCTGAACGGCTCGGGACGCCTGAAACTGACCGACGACTACGAGCGCCTGCTCTACACCCCCGCGGGCAACACCGCGGTGCTGGGACTGGCCAAGCAGGCCATCGCGCAATACAAGCTCGGCGACGACAAGATCCCCGACCTGCTGAACATCTGTCTCGACACGCCGCGCCGCATCAGCGAAGCCTACGGCCCCGAGTCAATCGAGGTCGAGGACATGTACTACCGGCTGGACCGCGATCTGGCGGATTTCCTGACCTTCGTATTCGCGCAGGTCAAGGACGGCAACGCGATGGTGGTGCTCACCTCCGACCACGGAACGAGCCCCTCCTACGACGCGGGACCGGACGAGGCCGACCGCTTCAACCCACGGCAGTTCGAGGTGATCGTCAACGGATTCCTCAACGTCCGCTACGGCGTGGGCGACTGGGTGGTGGAGTACAGCGACCGGAGCGTATGGCTCAACCACAACCTCATCTACGAGCGGGGGTTGAACCTCGCCGAAGTGCAGAACGAGGTGGCCATCTTCGCCATGCAGTTCAGCGGCATCTCCCACGCGCTGGCCGCCACGGCCATGCGCACGAGCTATTTCGGCAGCGGGTATGCCCGGCGGATGCAGAACAGTTTCTACCCCCGGCGTTCGGGCGACGTGATCCTGAACCTGATGCCCGGATGGATCGAGGAGCAGGAGCGCTGCTGGTCGATGTCGGGCTCGATGTACGGCTACGACACCGAGGTGCCGCTGGTCTTCTACGGCAAGGGTGCCGGCATGCAGCGGGTGAACCGCCGCGTGGACATGACCGCCGTGGCCCCGACGCTGGCGCGGCTGGCGGGCATCCGCGAACCGGCGGCCTCGGAAGGCGGGGTTTTAGAGGAAATTGCAGAATAA
- a CDS encoding metal-sulfur cluster assembly factor, with translation MTPEEILQVEKDIVATLKNIYDPEIPVNIYDLGLIYEIDYTPDGVATIRMTLTAPNCPMADMLVEDVNIQVGKVKGVKSVNVILTFDPVWDKSMMTEEALLELNMF, from the coding sequence ATGACACCCGAAGAGATCCTGCAGGTGGAAAAAGACATAGTCGCCACCCTCAAGAACATATACGACCCCGAAATCCCGGTCAACATCTACGATCTGGGGCTGATCTACGAGATCGACTACACGCCTGACGGCGTGGCTACGATACGCATGACCCTCACCGCCCCCAACTGCCCGATGGCTGACATGCTCGTCGAGGACGTGAACATTCAGGTCGGAAAGGTCAAAGGCGTGAAATCGGTGAACGTCATTCTCACGTTCGACCCCGTGTGGGACAAGAGCATGATGACTGAAGAAGCGCTGCTGGAACTCAATATGTTCTGA